Proteins encoded by one window of Emticicia oligotrophica DSM 17448:
- a CDS encoding thioredoxin family protein — translation MKKTLFIALVGVFMSMASFAQHGKSTTGIQFTEGSWKEILKKAKAEKKLIFMDAYTTWCGPCKMLQAKVFPDKTLGEFFNQNFVNAAVDMESDEGVRLSSIYEVQGYPSLFFIDPNTGKVVKMFLGYTEINQLLSAGKKLVEKRKV, via the coding sequence ATGAAGAAAACACTTTTTATAGCACTTGTTGGCGTTTTCATGAGCATGGCGTCATTTGCTCAACACGGTAAGAGTACGACAGGAATACAATTTACAGAAGGCTCTTGGAAAGAAATCCTTAAAAAAGCGAAAGCTGAAAAAAAACTCATTTTTATGGATGCTTACACTACTTGGTGCGGGCCATGCAAGATGCTGCAAGCAAAGGTTTTTCCTGATAAAACTTTGGGCGAATTTTTCAACCAAAACTTTGTAAATGCCGCAGTTGATATGGAATCTGATGAAGGCGTAAGACTATCAAGCATTTATGAAGTACAAGGTTATCCATCATTATTCTTCATTGACCCAAACACAGGAAAAGTAGTGAAAATGTTTTTGGGCTACACCGAAATCAACCAACTATTAAGTGCAGGAAAGAAATTAGTAGAGAAAAGAAAAGTATAA
- a CDS encoding IS5 family transposase — MEILSKNTIEQYILPNLSIGLRGKECEIEQLTAIVSAILYRLKTGCQWRQLPVKQFFNNKVLTWRGVYYHFNEWVKDGSWTKVWINILASNYSYLDLSCIQLDGSHTLAKRGGEAVGYQGRKASKTTNLLFLADNQGQMLACASPQEGKHNDLYNIQELFEELCQMLIKAGINLRGLFLNADAGFDSKEFRQICKNKEIEANIDVNSRNNKIENQSTEYQHFDEELYKRRVLIEHANAWMDSFKALLVRFETKAINWVALNLLAFSVRFLRKIKYKS, encoded by the coding sequence GTGGAAATCTTGAGTAAAAATACGATTGAACAATATATATTACCAAATTTAAGTATTGGTTTACGTGGAAAAGAGTGTGAAATAGAACAGTTGACAGCTATTGTTTCAGCAATTTTATATCGTTTGAAAACAGGTTGTCAATGGCGTCAACTGCCAGTAAAGCAATTTTTTAATAATAAGGTTTTAACATGGCGAGGAGTCTATTATCACTTTAATGAATGGGTCAAGGACGGCTCTTGGACAAAAGTTTGGATAAATATTTTAGCATCAAACTATTCATATTTAGACTTATCTTGTATCCAACTTGATGGTAGTCATACACTTGCCAAACGTGGAGGTGAAGCTGTTGGGTATCAAGGTCGAAAAGCATCAAAAACAACTAATTTGCTCTTTTTAGCTGATAATCAGGGACAAATGTTGGCATGTGCCAGCCCACAAGAAGGAAAACACAACGACCTTTATAATATTCAGGAACTCTTTGAAGAACTGTGTCAAATGCTCATAAAAGCAGGAATTAATCTCAGAGGCCTTTTTCTAAATGCTGATGCTGGATTCGATAGCAAAGAATTTCGTCAAATTTGTAAAAATAAAGAAATTGAAGCCAATATTGATGTTAATTCTCGAAATAACAAAATAGAAAATCAATCTACTGAATATCAGCATTTTGATGAAGAGTTATACAAACGACGAGTACTCATTGAGCACGCTAATGCTTGGATGGATAGTTTCAAAGCATTACTTGTCAGGTTTGAAACGAAAGCAATTAACTGGGTGGCTTTAAATTTATTGGCATTCTCAGTTCGTTTTTTACGAAAAATTAAATATAAAAGTTAA
- a CDS encoding IS1/IS1595 family N-terminal zinc-binding domain-containing protein, translating to MILNNLIENFYISNANRRFILKKAFQQESIKAPIKGWVGGKRKYSDFSCPLCNSNWVIKDGLRNKKERYKCRSCNKRFFYILE from the coding sequence ATAATACTAAACAACCTCATTGAAAATTTTTATATATCGAATGCCAATCGCAGGTTTATTTTAAAGAAAGCGTTTCAGCAAGAATCTATAAAAGCTCCTATAAAAGGTTGGGTTGGTGGTAAACGAAAATATAGCGACTTTTCTTGCCCTCTATGTAACTCCAATTGGGTTATTAAAGATGGTTTACGAAACAAGAAGGAACGATATAAATGTAGAAGTTGTAATAAACGATTTTTCTACATTTTAGAATAA
- a CDS encoding dienelactone hydrolase family protein, producing MKKLILTLFLAGFSAVGFSQSCCELVFASNDGNMGVFASDKSFIASHLAPIVYKHTSEVGGKMIEFATPDGKKANGYFVKAKKKSDKWLFVYQEWWGLNDHIKRQADVFYNDLGGNVNVLALDMYDGKLATDASEAGKLMQGVVEARLESIVQGGLQFAGKKAKVANVGWCFGGGWSLKSAILGGKQNVGSVMYYGMPVKDVDKLKTLNSDVLGLFATEQWISKQVIEEFAANMKTAGKKLDYKIFDAVHAFANPSNPKYDEAKAKEAYGMAIEYLKKRLL from the coding sequence ATGAAAAAACTTATCTTAACACTTTTCTTGGCAGGTTTTTCTGCGGTTGGTTTTTCACAAAGCTGTTGTGAGTTAGTTTTCGCCAGCAACGATGGTAATATGGGTGTTTTTGCTTCTGATAAATCATTTATTGCTTCGCACTTGGCTCCAATTGTTTACAAACATACCAGCGAAGTAGGTGGAAAAATGATTGAATTTGCCACTCCAGATGGCAAAAAAGCAAATGGATATTTTGTAAAAGCAAAAAAGAAGTCGGATAAATGGCTCTTTGTTTATCAAGAATGGTGGGGACTAAACGACCACATTAAGCGTCAAGCCGATGTATTTTATAATGATTTAGGTGGAAATGTAAACGTACTTGCCCTTGATATGTACGATGGAAAATTAGCTACTGATGCAAGCGAAGCAGGAAAACTCATGCAAGGAGTAGTTGAAGCACGTTTAGAAAGCATTGTGCAAGGTGGTTTGCAATTTGCTGGCAAAAAAGCAAAAGTAGCCAATGTGGGTTGGTGCTTTGGTGGAGGCTGGTCGCTTAAATCGGCAATTCTCGGAGGCAAACAAAATGTTGGCTCGGTAATGTACTATGGTATGCCTGTGAAGGATGTTGATAAACTAAAAACACTTAATAGCGATGTACTTGGCTTATTTGCTACCGAACAATGGATTTCAAAGCAAGTAATCGAAGAGTTTGCTGCCAATATGAAAACCGCTGGCAAAAAATTAGATTATAAAATCTTTGATGCTGTTCATGCTTTTGCAAATCCAAGCAACCCTAAATACGATGAAGCTAAAGCAAAAGAAGCCTACGGAATGGCTATTGAATATTTGAAGAAAAGACTTCTATAA
- a CDS encoding IS5 family transposase — translation MEILSKNTIEQYILPNLSIGLRGKECEIEQLTAIVSAILYRLKTGCQWRQLPVKQFFNNKVLTWQGVYYHFNEWVKDGSWTKVWINILASNYSYLDLSCIQLDGSHTLAKRGGEAVGYQGRKASKTTNLLFLADNQGQMLACASPQEGKHNDLYNIQELFEELCQMLIKAGINLRGLFLNADAGFDSKEFRQICKNKEIEANIDVNSRNNKIENQSTEYQHFDEELYKRRVLIEHANAWMDSFKALLVRFETKAINWVALNLLAFSVRFLRKIKYKS, via the coding sequence GTGGAAATCTTGAGTAAAAATACGATTGAACAATATATATTACCAAATTTAAGTATTGGTTTACGTGGAAAAGAGTGTGAAATAGAACAGTTGACAGCTATTGTTTCAGCAATTTTATATCGTTTGAAAACAGGTTGTCAATGGCGTCAACTGCCAGTAAAGCAATTTTTTAATAATAAGGTTTTAACATGGCAAGGAGTCTATTATCACTTTAATGAATGGGTCAAGGACGGCTCTTGGACAAAAGTTTGGATAAATATTTTAGCATCAAACTATTCATATTTAGACTTATCTTGTATCCAACTTGATGGTAGTCATACACTTGCCAAACGTGGAGGTGAAGCTGTTGGGTATCAAGGTCGAAAAGCATCAAAAACAACTAATTTGCTCTTTTTAGCTGATAATCAGGGACAAATGTTGGCATGTGCCAGCCCACAAGAAGGAAAACACAACGACCTTTATAATATTCAGGAACTCTTTGAAGAACTGTGTCAAATGCTCATAAAAGCAGGAATTAATCTCAGAGGCCTTTTTCTAAATGCTGATGCTGGATTCGATAGCAAAGAATTTCGTCAAATTTGTAAAAATAAAGAAATTGAAGCCAATATTGATGTTAATTCTCGAAATAACAAAATAGAAAATCAATCTACTGAATATCAGCATTTTGATGAAGAGTTATACAAACGACGAGTACTCATTGAGCACGCTAATGCTTGGATGGATAGTTTCAAAGCATTACTTGTCAGGTTTGAAACGAAAGCAATTAACTGGGTGGCTTTAAATTTATTGGCATTCTCAGTTCGTTTTTTACGAAAAATTAAATATAAAAGTTAA
- a CDS encoding fibronectin type III domain-containing protein has protein sequence MSQNYPVTCTPIVKPSYTLKWSEISTSTDMFKVHLLLKDLTKPSVDVYLKIRLSGVGVDIRTIDGFIPNQTLTLIPGQPRMLTASDLAEYFNISNLVVDGVDISALYNGGRLPEGLYTWTVEAYEVDRNRQVSNTGMALMNVFKNYPPIINIPQDGAILPVTTPQNVLFSWTSRSTASLNAAQGKTYKLRIYPLSGDDDPNVVANSGIQPIEITTTNPYFNYGAGNIPLEKGKRYAVQVQELDDTNADDYENEGKSQVVTFSYGKPCVAPEGMVINPIGKGRVELTCEATAEDAETYPITAWYKTTKTSIWNSVPFNGNSAVISGLKDKTDYEFKLSSACGDNTNTMAALREGDILPSGDPSTEPEIFKIDDSEFDEEDPEMIDPAILDPYTIGVEINTDGTTRPVETLDGIFNKIIKPECVTNADAYAECSPTHPFVDLPPVDAEDLRSLNVGDVLGIYDYAVLVTAIGGGNTLSGKGLVKLPFLDNSFMAVEFSGIKAKKGEAGTQGGCVYEVGDYFRTRPISQTDLQNEQVRTIADIIKLTEPTVFHGDLEVAIKKYQEKGSEIATKGTVTPQEKQDLLTYTKGVEVAIGTWKDKFSEVFGSGETDPKIAEIIGDMTAILTQLNADKQTIEGGTPPAGTSYPTIPDLKAKVDAIIEKIKALHQENTPKPPRIQNVIVADIGTNQSTIVWEGDPRFTKYVISYKTPNGGELIETVDSKNSLYLKKLQENSNYEFKIDAYIGSKLGDTYLNGKFSTLKNILPKPENVKIVQLDKNSLKLSWDKNKLHESYRLVYRDKVGLEKFIPIGNRNTITLEDLDSEQLYDYELVAVGNNLTSDATLGNFNTCKAIARVLYYDRTQLKNIWTTNPISIISGDGITLQLTGCSGSVTWKSSTTDINESSPTFCPSKSSVYVGICGNDGCQSDPITVNVTQPECTTETKLTTPSNIVKKGDKVLLLSSCPYNATGSLSFINANGNFGSAYSDMAINGKTTFILSCTTQYGGFCGYNTTYTKTCKSEVTVDVYLPCENYFGVPFSVSSSKTNNINIGEEITLKATGCPTTVNWNNGKTGTIITIKPTETLTYVALCSRTPLTPCGDVVKLNVNPFKILAQPLKNSYKIAENITLTAQGCGDIVKWSTGEEGNFIVVQPVTNVTYEAVCMDKKATQNIKIDKFLAPEIVCEDFKPKATPTTIFKGESNTVKLIGDGCTNGKVIWKNKSTGTIISNLSPTDASIILSNATTFIATCNKVGFSPSVIEVPINATLRNFQLTASKTQIPYGKTQPVILTTSGCIGGSVFWSDGEAQGQAVRTVNVSPPKTFQATCKGEDFEATKTVTINVQLTGSGAVLAGTQGTCPKNFGINFYKNATDKKPYYGFPVVKPGQEIRLEVVGCSTTPIWSWDDQYSINTSIKTKQNDRVTYYTVKCGSTCSAFIGVTAFDCEGWQNTTKEESWPVNDIIDLVPNVSCPVTVSWYKKEGTGFNYYGIEENERGGIGVRVTNTITTYKAICSIDGVDCSLSYTIKPKINATNDAPSETPVAGGRVAYATTSTCSETKIQLKQAMAGYIAGLLCADINLLKDKEGKISAEKVAQFLPKLESGLKTVATYQLPANKEAIINAIVNGNSDECDFGNAAELLASTFEGDILISDYKEKTKTSPEVNDKLLQDYLGKKYIIDLPDPDTKTTTKNYKIGNYLVSFYVDVVRNTAGNYIINGKEYKPLVYDGSNGFAGFYDINILPSIKKDENGKYLTDDLNAKGGWLLPASQFYEFKPYQPFLENTLAELQPNFLDSFESYWNTLHKCTTTQLRAYDNGIVPECFWKGVGNPNFAQLAGVIDETYRTGVNFGQFGKFVMPLSNIDDLLRDYLLGITCEDELWDNIKKIDKLEDEIRKLDYDSELINFVVDKWKNEQIETLAEDINACEEYIKFKKKVPIYADIVLNWDKWASGFDALHANIDKYVETFAKDLGNVGTLNDLQNYAIGKRMFEVGSIFATAGGASPAEVGVNTLKKLPKLPKNIPLRAIEHTATEVKVIAEGQTTSLFTVSKEGVYTSERWFTGTGVTTKLDEVTNVHFMERGSSFKTGTIEFVEDASGNKWLKASTTASRYANYPNIQKLATHVLDEVDNLADDFLVKLESDLTGNIELKTAFESEADLVDVWKLIKEPNAELVKKVGKIIKTRKTNPTERIKELGKDLDKGEESIIEGEAGFEIEERYGYFERYKAIDNTTKGDWVSLSGPYRGKTFDETGGGIAEMAISEFARKPSQKRKFFESLDIHFIKSDYVVLNLTNMKRLEPTLYTETMDYIINKFGTNKLINITK, from the coding sequence TTGAGTCAAAACTACCCCGTTACTTGCACTCCCATTGTCAAGCCGAGCTACACTCTAAAATGGTCGGAGATTAGTACCAGTACCGATATGTTCAAGGTGCATTTATTACTCAAAGACCTGACCAAACCTTCGGTGGATGTTTATTTAAAAATCCGTTTATCGGGTGTTGGGGTTGATATTCGTACCATAGATGGCTTTATTCCAAATCAGACCTTGACACTAATCCCTGGACAACCAAGAATGCTGACCGCCAGTGATTTAGCCGAGTATTTCAATATCTCGAATTTAGTTGTGGATGGCGTGGATATTAGTGCTTTGTATAATGGTGGACGTTTGCCTGAAGGACTCTACACTTGGACAGTAGAAGCCTACGAAGTTGACCGAAACAGACAAGTATCTAATACGGGTATGGCCTTGATGAATGTATTCAAAAACTATCCGCCTATCATCAATATTCCGCAGGATGGAGCGATTCTACCCGTTACAACTCCCCAAAATGTTTTGTTTTCTTGGACGAGCCGCAGCACGGCATCGTTGAATGCCGCCCAAGGAAAAACCTATAAACTTAGAATCTACCCCCTCAGCGGCGATGATGACCCCAATGTAGTTGCCAATAGCGGAATTCAGCCAATTGAAATTACCACTACCAATCCTTATTTTAATTATGGAGCAGGGAATATTCCGCTGGAGAAAGGAAAACGCTATGCCGTTCAGGTGCAAGAATTAGATGATACGAATGCGGATGATTATGAAAATGAGGGAAAAAGTCAAGTGGTTACTTTTAGCTACGGCAAGCCCTGCGTAGCCCCCGAAGGTATGGTGATTAATCCAATTGGCAAAGGAAGAGTAGAGTTGACCTGTGAAGCCACTGCCGAAGATGCCGAGACTTATCCCATCACGGCTTGGTATAAAACAACCAAGACTTCGATTTGGAATTCTGTACCATTCAATGGTAACAGTGCGGTCATTAGTGGATTGAAAGATAAAACAGACTATGAGTTTAAGCTGAGTTCAGCTTGTGGAGATAATACCAACACTATGGCTGCACTTCGTGAAGGAGATATACTCCCTTCGGGAGACCCAAGTACTGAGCCAGAAATATTTAAGATTGATGATTCGGAGTTTGATGAAGAAGACCCTGAAATGATAGACCCTGCTATTCTTGACCCTTATACGATTGGTGTTGAAATCAATACCGATGGTACGACAAGACCTGTGGAGACTTTAGATGGTATTTTTAACAAAATTATCAAACCTGAATGCGTGACTAATGCCGATGCTTATGCTGAATGTAGTCCTACTCATCCATTCGTTGACTTGCCACCAGTTGATGCCGAAGACCTTCGCTCGCTCAATGTAGGCGATGTATTGGGTATTTACGATTACGCTGTTTTAGTGACGGCAATTGGTGGCGGCAATACACTTTCAGGGAAGGGGCTTGTAAAGCTACCATTTTTAGATAACTCTTTCATGGCCGTTGAGTTTTCGGGTATCAAAGCAAAAAAAGGTGAAGCAGGTACACAAGGCGGCTGTGTATATGAGGTGGGCGATTACTTCCGCACTCGCCCAATCAGCCAAACTGACTTGCAAAATGAGCAAGTTAGAACCATTGCCGATATTATCAAACTCACCGAACCTACGGTTTTTCATGGTGATTTAGAAGTAGCCATAAAAAAATACCAAGAAAAAGGTAGCGAAATAGCGACCAAAGGAACAGTAACCCCACAAGAAAAACAGGATTTACTGACTTATACCAAAGGGGTAGAAGTAGCCATCGGTACTTGGAAAGATAAGTTTTCGGAGGTATTTGGTTCGGGTGAAACTGACCCTAAAATAGCCGAAATCATAGGAGATATGACGGCCATCTTGACCCAACTCAATGCCGATAAACAAACCATTGAAGGCGGAACGCCGCCCGCAGGAACAAGTTACCCGACCATTCCAGATTTAAAAGCCAAGGTTGATGCTATTATTGAGAAAATAAAGGCATTACATCAAGAAAACACCCCTAAACCACCAAGAATACAAAATGTAATTGTCGCTGACATAGGGACTAATCAATCAACTATTGTTTGGGAAGGCGACCCAAGATTTACTAAATATGTAATCAGCTACAAAACTCCCAATGGAGGAGAATTAATAGAGACTGTAGATAGTAAAAATAGTTTATACCTTAAAAAACTACAAGAAAATAGTAATTACGAGTTTAAAATTGATGCGTACATCGGCAGTAAATTAGGAGATACTTACTTAAATGGAAAATTCAGTACACTTAAAAATATATTGCCCAAACCTGAAAATGTTAAAATTGTACAACTTGACAAAAACTCCCTTAAACTATCTTGGGATAAGAATAAGTTACACGAAAGTTATAGATTAGTATATAGAGATAAAGTTGGGTTAGAAAAGTTTATTCCAATAGGAAACAGAAATACCATAACATTAGAAGATTTAGATTCCGAACAATTATATGATTATGAATTAGTTGCAGTGGGTAACAATCTAACAAGTGATGCAACTTTGGGTAATTTTAATACCTGTAAGGCAATTGCAAGAGTACTTTACTACGATAGAACACAGCTCAAAAATATTTGGACAACCAACCCCATCTCAATAATTAGTGGGGATGGGATAACATTACAACTAACAGGATGCAGTGGTTCCGTAACTTGGAAGTCATCTACAACCGATATTAATGAATCAAGTCCCACTTTTTGCCCCTCTAAAAGTAGTGTGTATGTCGGCATTTGTGGTAATGATGGGTGTCAATCAGACCCTATTACAGTTAATGTCACCCAGCCAGAATGTACTACTGAGACCAAACTTACAACTCCCTCCAATATTGTAAAAAAAGGAGACAAAGTTCTCTTATTAAGCTCTTGCCCATATAATGCAACTGGTTCTCTAAGTTTTATAAATGCAAATGGCAATTTTGGGTCTGCCTATTCAGATATGGCAATCAATGGCAAAACTACTTTTATCCTGAGTTGTACAACTCAGTATGGTGGTTTTTGTGGATATAATACCACTTACACAAAAACTTGTAAAAGTGAAGTAACGGTAGATGTCTATTTGCCATGTGAAAATTATTTTGGAGTACCTTTTTCCGTGAGTAGTTCTAAAACAAACAATATAAATATTGGAGAAGAAATTACGCTAAAGGCGACAGGTTGTCCCACTACTGTCAATTGGAATAATGGAAAAACAGGAACAATAATTACCATTAAACCTACTGAAACCCTTACGTATGTTGCATTATGTAGCAGGACTCCTTTAACACCCTGTGGTGATGTAGTTAAATTAAATGTAAATCCATTTAAGATTTTAGCCCAGCCTTTAAAAAACTCATATAAAATTGCTGAAAACATCACACTTACAGCACAAGGTTGTGGTGATATTGTCAAATGGAGTACAGGAGAAGAAGGAAACTTCATTGTCGTACAACCAGTCACAAATGTTACCTATGAAGCTGTATGTATGGATAAAAAAGCAACTCAAAACATAAAAATTGATAAGTTTTTAGCTCCAGAAATTGTTTGTGAAGACTTTAAACCTAAAGCTACTCCAACGACTATCTTTAAGGGTGAGTCTAATACCGTTAAATTAATTGGTGATGGCTGTACAAACGGGAAAGTCATTTGGAAAAACAAAAGTACAGGAACAATAATTAGTAATTTATCACCAACAGATGCTTCCATAATTTTAAGTAACGCAACTACATTTATTGCTACATGTAATAAAGTAGGATTTTCTCCCTCTGTGATAGAAGTACCGATTAATGCCACATTAAGAAATTTCCAGTTAACGGCTTCAAAAACACAGATTCCTTATGGAAAAACCCAACCTGTTATCCTTACAACCAGTGGGTGTATTGGTGGAAGTGTATTTTGGTCTGATGGAGAAGCCCAAGGGCAAGCTGTAAGAACGGTAAATGTTAGCCCTCCAAAAACATTTCAAGCTACATGTAAGGGTGAAGACTTTGAGGCTACCAAAACGGTCACTATTAATGTTCAATTGACGGGTTCTGGTGCTGTATTAGCAGGTACACAAGGCACATGCCCTAAAAATTTTGGTATTAATTTTTATAAAAATGCAACCGATAAAAAGCCTTATTATGGCTTTCCTGTCGTAAAACCTGGACAAGAAATAAGGTTGGAGGTGGTGGGTTGTAGTACAACTCCTATCTGGTCTTGGGATGACCAGTATAGTATTAATACCTCCATAAAAACAAAACAAAATGACCGGGTTACTTATTATACCGTGAAATGTGGCAGTACCTGTTCTGCATTTATTGGGGTAACTGCTTTTGATTGTGAAGGTTGGCAGAATACAACAAAAGAGGAATCATGGCCTGTCAATGATATTATTGATTTAGTACCAAATGTTTCATGTCCAGTTACTGTAAGTTGGTATAAAAAGGAAGGTACAGGTTTTAACTATTATGGAATAGAAGAAAACGAACGAGGTGGCATTGGTGTACGTGTAACTAATACAATAACTACCTATAAAGCAATTTGTAGTATTGATGGGGTCGATTGTTCTTTAAGTTATACAATAAAACCTAAAATTAACGCAACCAATGATGCACCATCTGAGACTCCTGTTGCTGGGGGAAGAGTTGCCTATGCAACTACTTCTACTTGCAGCGAAACAAAAATACAACTTAAGCAGGCAATGGCAGGATATATTGCAGGCCTATTATGTGCCGATATTAATTTGTTAAAAGATAAAGAGGGTAAAATATCTGCTGAAAAAGTAGCACAATTCTTACCAAAACTCGAATCAGGGTTGAAAACAGTTGCTACTTACCAGCTCCCGGCTAATAAAGAGGCAATAATTAATGCCATAGTAAACGGTAATTCTGATGAATGCGATTTTGGAAATGCAGCCGAATTATTAGCAAGTACATTCGAAGGAGATATTCTAATAAGCGATTATAAAGAAAAAACAAAGACATCCCCAGAGGTAAATGATAAATTATTACAAGACTATCTTGGTAAGAAATACATCATTGACTTACCAGACCCTGATACAAAAACAACTACTAAGAACTATAAAATAGGTAATTATCTGGTAAGCTTTTATGTAGATGTGGTAAGGAATACCGCAGGTAATTACATCATAAATGGAAAAGAGTATAAACCTTTAGTTTATGACGGTAGTAACGGTTTTGCGGGCTTTTATGATATTAATATTCTACCAAGCATCAAAAAAGATGAAAATGGTAAGTACCTGACCGATGATTTGAATGCCAAAGGTGGTTGGCTTTTGCCTGCGTCTCAATTTTATGAATTTAAACCATATCAACCATTTTTAGAGAATACACTCGCCGAATTACAGCCTAATTTCTTAGATTCTTTTGAATCATATTGGAACACTCTACATAAATGTACCACAACCCAACTGAGAGCCTATGACAACGGAATAGTGCCTGAGTGTTTTTGGAAAGGAGTTGGCAACCCCAACTTTGCACAATTGGCGGGTGTTATTGATGAAACCTATCGGACAGGGGTAAATTTTGGGCAATTTGGCAAATTCGTAATGCCACTTAGTAATATAGACGACCTACTTCGTGATTATCTATTGGGAATTACCTGTGAAGACGAGTTGTGGGATAATATCAAGAAAATAGACAAACTCGAAGATGAGATACGCAAGCTTGATTATGATAGTGAGCTTATCAATTTTGTAGTTGATAAATGGAAAAACGAACAAATAGAGACACTTGCCGAAGACATTAATGCTTGTGAAGAATACATAAAATTCAAGAAAAAAGTACCCATATATGCCGATATTGTATTAAACTGGGATAAATGGGCGAGTGGGTTTGATGCACTCCATGCCAATATTGATAAATACGTTGAGACTTTTGCCAAAGATTTAGGTAATGTAGGCACGCTAAACGATTTACAGAATTATGCTATCGGCAAGCGGATGTTTGAAGTAGGTAGTATATTTGCTACTGCTGGTGGAGCAAGCCCTGCCGAAGTAGGAGTAAATACCCTAAAAAAACTCCCTAAGCTGCCTAAAAATATACCTTTACGAGCAATTGAGCATACAGCCACCGAAGTTAAAGTAATTGCCGAAGGCCAAACTACGAGTTTGTTTACTGTAAGTAAAGAAGGTGTATATACCTCAGAGCGTTGGTTTACAGGAACGGGAGTAACAACGAAGCTCGATGAAGTGACAAATGTTCATTTCATGGAAAGAGGCAGTAGCTTTAAAACTGGTACAATTGAATTTGTTGAAGATGCCAGTGGCAATAAATGGCTAAAAGCTTCAACGACTGCCTCTCGCTATGCCAATTATCCCAATATACAAAAACTTGCAACGCATGTACTTGATGAAGTAGATAATTTAGCAGATGATTTTTTAGTTAAGTTAGAAAGTGATTTAACTGGAAATATTGAACTAAAAACCGCTTTTGAAAGCGAGGCTGATTTAGTAGACGTTTGGAAACTTATCAAAGAGCCTAATGCTGAATTAGTTAAAAAAGTTGGAAAAATAATAAAGACCAGAAAAACAAATCCAACTGAAAGAATAAAAGAACTTGGTAAAGACCTTGATAAAGGTGAGGAGTCAATAATAGAAGGAGAGGCTGGTTTTGAAATCGAAGAACGATATGGGTACTTTGAAAGATATAAAGCCATAGACAATACAACAAAAGGGGATTGGGTTTCCTTGAGTGGCCCATACAGAGGAAAAACTTTTGATGAAACAGGTGGTGGAATTGCCGAAATGGCTATTAGCGAATTTGCAAGAAAACCGTCACAAAAAAGAAAATTCTTTGAATCGTTGGATATACATTTTATAAAGTCTGATTATGTTGTTTTAAATCTTACTAATATGAAGCGATTGGAACCCACTTTATATACAGAAACAATGGATTATATTATTAATAAATTTGGAACGAATAAACTTATAAATATTACAAAATAA
- a CDS encoding EndoU domain-containing protein, with the protein MERGSSFKTGTIEFVEDANGEKWLKATTTASRYANYPNIQKLATHVLDEVDNLADDLLTTLETDLAGNSALKTAFEEDVSLLEVWKNVNHLNSFKGESKFLQALKKVKLEFNDLIDKHIFRGDIKKTLNADGTTTFGNAGGGHHISAVNSNPPYRTGDIQIISTANSNTANGLKECKIRVYDEDLYLYHQRNYNPNTNVPDPTFWGWKTKSRNSTLFPDSWTKGKMQEEIALAWSNKGSATSIGNGAYVYEGVCSEGFKIQFLERNGVIETIFPIL; encoded by the coding sequence ATGGAAAGAGGCAGTAGCTTTAAAACTGGTACAATTGAATTTGTTGAAGACGCCAACGGAGAAAAGTGGCTAAAAGCCACAACAACTGCCTCTCGTTATGCCAATTATCCAAATATTCAGAAATTAGCTACACATGTTTTAGATGAAGTAGATAATTTGGCAGATGATTTATTAACTACTTTAGAAACTGATTTGGCTGGAAACAGTGCTTTAAAAACTGCTTTTGAAGAAGATGTGAGTTTGTTGGAGGTATGGAAGAATGTAAATCACCTAAATAGCTTTAAAGGGGAAAGTAAATTTTTGCAGGCTTTGAAAAAAGTAAAATTAGAATTTAATGACCTAATTGATAAGCATATTTTTAGAGGAGATATTAAGAAAACCTTAAATGCAGATGGCACAACAACTTTTGGTAATGCAGGAGGTGGGCATCATATTAGTGCGGTTAATAGTAATCCACCATATCGTACAGGAGATATTCAGATAATAAGTACCGCAAATAGTAATACTGCAAATGGGTTAAAAGAATGTAAAATTAGAGTTTATGATGAAGATTTATATTTGTATCATCAACGAAATTATAACCCAAATACCAATGTGCCAGACCCTACTTTTTGGGGTTGGAAAACTAAAAGTAGAAATTCTACTCTGTTTCCTGACAGTTGGACAAAAGGTAAAATGCAGGAAGAAATTGCTTTAGCTTGGTCTAATAAAGGTAGTGCTACCTCAATCGGTAATGGTGCTTATGTATATGAGGGGGTTTGCTCTGAAGGGTTTAAGATTCAATTTTTAGAACGTAATGGCGTAATAGAAACCATATTTCCTATACTATGA